AACAAAAAAGTTGTGACTCTGTCAACAATTAACTCTTTTGTACTAGATATGTGGTTGTTAAAGTTCATGACTCGTGGGCAGAATTTCGGGAATATTTCAGACAACAGGTTTTTCCTTATCTTCAATAATGGATTCTGAAGCCCACCTAGCGCTTTCCCTTAAATTCTATATGTTCTCTCCTTTTGGTGCAGGAAGGAGAAAAGCGGTTGTTGGCATTTACCAAGAGAGGAACAAACATTCATTCTGTAAGTTGCCCCTCCCTTTTGTCTCATCAATTATGAAGGATTTTTCCTGATTGAACGATGATGGGTTTCTCTTTATTGCCATCTTTCTTGGTTTTCTTTCTGTCATGTGTGTGTTCTCTAGATACACAtcatcaaatttcatattaacaTTTTTAGGAATCGAATGTAACCTTAATATTCGTGAAGATGATATCCAAAGCAAAGCAGGAGTATCTCATGTTGCTTTATATTCTTTCAGGATTTCTCCTATAGAAAAGGAGATTGGCTCATATTCGGCTCGGAAACTTGTGGGCTACCACCTGAAGCTCTGCTTGACTGCAAGAATGAAGCCCTTGGCGGTGGTATGATTCGAATCCCAATGGTTGAAACTTATGTTAGATGTTTGAATCTCTCTGTGAGTGTTGGCATTGCTTTATATGAAGCATCCAGACAGCTAAACTATGAGCAACTTCAATTCCCATCTGATCCTTCTACTGATAGCAGCAAATCATTTCTTACTGAAGACATTTTTGCATGAATTCAGTTATATCAGAACTTCATTATTTACTAGCAATCTGAATTGAATGAGAAGGCCTCAAGTTTTTTTGGCAGTAGTTATAGATTATTCTCATGCATATAATTTTCCATGAAATACCTGCTTGCAAAGCCGGTTTTATTTGTTGCTTGACTAGAGATGATCCGTCTTTGAAGCCAAAGATACATAAAGCCTTGTTTGGGATAGTGTTTTACTTCTTTGTTTAACGATAGAAGAAGTAGAAGTAGAAGTAGAAGTAGAAGTAATTATTATTTCGTTTCAATTGAGTTTCCCATACcaagtttgaaagaaaaaacatatttctcCCTACTTTTCCGAATACTCTTAAAAACCGTTATTTTTAGTGTTTAAGAAGCTCTCCTAAACAAGGCTATAGTTGAAGACTGAAAATTGGTGACTTCCTTATGTTCTTTAGTTATTCTTTAATTAGTTATGACTTATGATCACCGGGTGTTTGTGTTCCTAACGTTAGTTTCATTTTATAGACTAAAAACGTTTCCTATAATCACTGCCAAATAGATTGCAAGATTACTTATATTTTATGGaagtgttattattattttttatttttaaaaaacaagaaatgcaTCTCTTCGGCAACTTGAAATAATTACATTACCCATTCACAAAGGTTGGGAGACCTCTTTTTATCCTATTTTAgtttcccccccccccccccccccccttaaAATATGGAAATTGCATTGAATGTAGGCTGGGCCAAATTTTCAAAaggacttaaaaaaaaaactcgccCACTTGGCCATAATGTGGTTGGGCCGGGTGGTATTGAGCTCTGGCGTGAGTAGGGCTGGGCTTTGGCCTAAAGCTTTTGGGCCAACCTATAGAATGACTTTACATTATGTTTGATtggttaaataaaatatgataagatttaaaataaaaaaaaatgagatgattCCCAAGATACAACCCAAgtacaaaaaaattgagatgATTAGCAAGATACAAAGAAACGATAACATGATCGATCATCATaagatcattttttttggaTGACATTTGGTGGTCCAACTCACACTTTCCACTTGTACATGACCATGATGCATTGTATTTGTCTAGGTTTCAACATCTTGGCCTTTTTCCCATATGGGATATTTCTTTTAGGGTTTCTACGCCTTGGCTTTTATCCTAAATGGGATATTTCCAAGCTACAAGATAACTGGTTTATGAGATGTCATCTTTACTTCATATGCATTGCACATGGCATATGCCCCCATCTCTTGTTTCAATCAGAAGATAGGAAAATTGTTGTGTCAAAGGAAGGGCGGTCCGACTAATCAGGTTTACATTCATGGATGAGAGAAAATCATTTCATTATGACATAGAAAATGTTATAAAAGAATGAATTAGatataattattgaattttcGAAATATTCCATATTTACACATTCCTTGTATTCATACTTTAAATCACGAGTCATCTAATTCTTCCTcgtatttttattcttcttgtATAATTTTTATGAGTTATCTCTATTTCATGATATTTATccctttattatttaaaatatttataaagatatttttaatattttttttaaattttataagaaaatctaatacgtgaacttagaaaatattataatctcATGGATGAGTGGAATTGTTGACTTATCCACGTGACCACTTTTGAATCATGTCGTAATCGGTACAACACACACCCATGTTCTTAATCATGCGATGTTGGCCAACATATTTAGATCTTGCCACGTGGCTCATTCTCAACCCTTGGTCATGAcgtcttttcaaaattttgtcatTCAAAATCTCATATCATTGTCCCACCTTTCTTCCCCGACAcctcccccttttttttctttttttcttttttctcatactattattctaaatatatatatatatatatatatatatatatatatatatatatatattttgaattaattaattgattaagcatttaattcattataattattatatatataatatttattttttataataaaaaaacatgtgaacgtaaatattcttaattaagaaggaaaatttaaatcaattattattattattaattaaaattttcaaattaaaccCTCAAATAGTTACatttttaggattttaattACCAATTATCGTGTAATCATGTggtaaaattgattatttttcgtGAGACAATTAATCTTCCGTCCCACTGACCATGATCCACAAGTGGGGCCCAACATGATATAGGGCCCAAACCGGGCTCCACATGGAGGCCAATCTCAAAAGGTTATAGTTTCAAGCAATGTGGGCCAACCCAAAAGTGGTTTTGTGTTATGGGCCAGCCCACTTGTTGAAGCCTGCTTTGAAGTGGCCCACTGACAGCCTTTAGAGGGGGATCAGTGTTGGACCTTATGGGCCCACACTGAGTCAGTTGCATGTGCTTCTTTTGCATGATATTCCATGTtataataaattccaaaaatacgtTTGCTTGATTAAAAAGTTTGTAAGGGTTCTCCcatttctaaaagaaaagaaatgatctAAATTagcaaatttgaagaaatttgaaattttttaaaaataaaataatttctaaaaatgatgtaaatttatataaaaaaacgtataaaataaaactcattTCAATCATCCAAAACCTaatgaattcaattttttttttataagaggtGTTAACCGCTTCACAATAGATAGCACCGAGTAAATTCAAGGTATCATCATCGGTAGGATTCAAACTCATTATTTATTGGAAGCATACTTTCAAGTGTTTGCCTTAATCAACTACACTACcctaataaattcaaattttaatatttaatttatttaataataaattaatttgaatattaaaaattattttccaaattaagatgtcaaattttgaaaattatatgctaacttataaataatttgaataatagAAGTCTTTAAATGGACAAAAcccatctaaaaaaaaatccaaacaaagaaagagaaaaataaagtcaAATGAGATCAAATTTATACCCTCCACAAGAAAACccacttcaattttatttatttaattttcatattttactcACAAAAAAAGCCAACACAAGTCCA
This DNA window, taken from Vitis riparia cultivar Riparia Gloire de Montpellier isolate 1030 chromosome 13, EGFV_Vit.rip_1.0, whole genome shotgun sequence, encodes the following:
- the LOC117927798 gene encoding putative tRNA (cytidine(34)-2'-O)-methyltransferase; amino-acid sequence: MDSTSLKTLNAIAPFHFRTRVSLFRPFFLHQVHRNRFYPSCSLSKRGSDSSLPNGAGERVAEISNNRLLQVVLVSPQIPGNTGTIARTCAASAVGLHLIEPLGFQVDDAKLKRAGLDYWPYVVVKVHDSWAEFREYFRQQEGEKRLLAFTKRGTNIHSDFSYRKGDWLIFGSETCGLPPEALLDCKNEALGGGMIRIPMVETYVRCLNLSVSVGIALYEASRQLNYEQLQFPSDPSTDSSKSFLTEDIFA